The DNA window TATGGTTCAACGTGGGCCTGTTCCACCAGTACGGCGTAAAGGGCGCCCAGTGCAACTGGCACTTCGATGTCGAGGCCCAGGAAGTTCGTCAGCCGGAAAATCCGTACGAGTTTCCGCAAGGCTCGGCGTGCTTCATTCAGAGCGTGGATGACAGCATGGAAGACATCATGGAGCTCGCCCGCAGCGAGGCCATGCTGTTCAAGTTCGGCTCGGGCACCGGCACCGATTTGTCGACGCTCCGTTCGCACCGCGAAAAACTCTCTGGCGGCGGCAAGCCGTCGGGCCCGCTGTCGTTCATGCGTGTCTTCGATCAGATCGCGGCCGTGGTGAAGAGCGGCGGCAAGACGCGCCGCGCTGCCAAGATGCAGTCGATCAAGGTCTGGCACCCGGACGTGGTCGAGTTCATCGAGTGCAAGGCCAAGGAAGAAAAGAAGGCGCGGATCCTGATCGAAAACGGCTACGAGTCGAACTTCAACGGCGAAGCGTATAGCTCGATTCTCTTCCAGAACGCCAATCTCTCGGTCCGCGTTACTGACGAGTTCATGCAGGCGGTCGTCAACGACAAACCATGGACGACGCATTGGGTCACCGAGCCCAATCGGGAAGGCCCGAGCTGGCCCGCCCGCGAGGTGATGGCCAAGATGGCCGAAGGCGCCTGGTACTGCGGCGACCCAGGCGTGCAATACGATACGACGATCAACCGCTGGCACACCTGTCCGAACTCGGGGCGCATCAACGCCTCGAATCCGTGCTCGGAATACATGTTCCTCGACGACACGGCGTGCAACCTGGCCAGCATCAACCTGATGAAGTTCCGCCTGCCGGACGGCACGTTCGACGTCGAGCGCTTCCAGGCTGCTTGCCGGATCTTCTTCATCGCCCAGGAAATCCTGGTGGATCACGCCAGCTATCCCACGGCCGACATTGCCCGCAACAGCCATATGTTCCGCCCGCTGGGCCTGGGCTACTCGAACCTGGGCAGCCTGATCATGGCCAGCGGCCAGGCCTACGACTCGGCTGGCGCGCTCGGCCTGTGCGGCGCGATGACGGCACTACTGCACGGTGCCGCGAACCTGACCAGTGTGGAATTGGCCGCCGCAGTTGGCCCGTTCGAGGGCTATCCGGAAAATCGCGAGCCGATGCTCGGCGTTATGCAGATGCACCGCGACGCGGTGGAAGAAATTGACGACGCCTGCCCGGCGTACTTGAAGGACGCCGCTCGCACCTTGTGGGACGACGTGCTGGCCAGCGGCCGCACGCACGGCTTCCGCAATGCCCAGGCCACGGTGCTGGCTCCCACCGGCACGATCAGCTTCCTGATGGATTGCGATACGACCGGCATCGAGCCCGATATCGCGCTGGTGAAGTACAAGCAACTGGCCGGCGGCGGCATGTTGAAGATCGTCAATCAGACGGTCCCCTTGGCGCTCGCGACCTTGGGCTACGACCAGCCGAGAATCGAGTCGATCGTGGCCTACATCGATCGCGAAGATACGATCGAAGGAGCCGCGGACCTGGCCGACGAGCATCTGCCGATCTTCGATTGTGCTTTCCAGCCGCGCAACGGCACGCGTTCGATCTCGTGGCGTGCCCACGTGCGGATGATGGCCGCGGCCCAGCCGTTCCTGTCAGGCGCTATCAGCAAGACGGTGAACATGCCGCGCGACACCACGCCGGCCGACATCGCCGATGCCTACCTGGAAGGATGGCGCATGGGGCTGAAGGCCTTGGCCGTCTACCGCGACGGGTCGAAGGAGAGTCAGCCGCTGTCGACCAGCACCGAGGGGGATCGCGCCGCGGAAAAGCAAAAAGCCGCCCCGCGCCGCGAGAGGCTGCCCGACACCCGTCGCTCGGTCACTCACAAGTTCAGCATCGCCGGCCACGAGGGCTATATCACCGTCGGGCTGTACGACGACGGGCGGCCGGGCGAGATGTTCATCACCATGGCCAAGGAAGGAAGCACCGTCGGCGGATTGATGGATTGCTTCGGCACCGCGGTCTCGATGAGCCTGCAGTACGGCGTGCCGCTCGAAGTGTACGTGAACAAGTTCTCGCATACGCGGTTCGAGCCGATGGGTCATACGAAGAACCCCGACATCCGCATTGCCAAGAGCATTGTGGATTACATCTTCCGCTGGCTGGGCATTACCTTCCTGCCCGGCTATCGCGAGGCCAATAGCGGCAACCTAGGGCATGGCGAAGTGGCCTCTCCGGCCGCGGAGGATGTTCCCGGCGAGACCAGGCCCGTCGCCAGGACGAGCGGCGGGCCAAACGCGGGGGCAGGATCGCCCAAGCCTGCCGAAGCCGTGAAGCCGCTCGAAGCCAAGGGTGCGGCCGCCAAGACCAATGGTCACGGCACCGTACCGAAGCCGCACTTCAACGGCAACGGTAATGGCCACGCCAACGGCAACGGGCATGGAACCAGCAATGGGCACGGGCTGGAAGCCAAGACCTTGCTGCTCGAACGGACCGAACTCGACGTTACTTCGCGCGTACGGGTGCGCAGCGAGCAGTTCGCCAGTTTCCAGGCCGACGCGCCGAGCTGCGACAACTGCGGCGCCATCACCGTGCGCAATGGCAACTGCTACCTCTGTCACAACTGCGGCAACAGCATGGGCTGCTCGTAACGGATTGTCGGGCTTCGTCCCGCGGTCAGTCCATCTACTGGCGGGTGCCACTCCACATGGTCGGGAGTGGCGCCCGTCTTTTTTTGCGCTCGTTGGATACCAGTGTTTGCGGCCGTTATGATGCGCAAGCGAACTAGCGGATCCTCGCGCTCAGGTCATGCGTATGCATTTGCAAATCAGCGG is part of the Pirellulales bacterium genome and encodes:
- a CDS encoding vitamin B12-dependent ribonucleotide reductase, with protein sequence MAQHELSAGKSRSAAGTIKKKSVRRFPNGLVMESLFCPRDVADPFETVEWEIRTAAIKGEDGEVLFEQNDCEVPTGWSQLATNVVCSKYFYGEPGTPERENSVRQLIHRVSRTIADWGEKDGYFATPEDSERFYRDLSWLCLHQHGAFNSPVWFNVGLFHQYGVKGAQCNWHFDVEAQEVRQPENPYEFPQGSACFIQSVDDSMEDIMELARSEAMLFKFGSGTGTDLSTLRSHREKLSGGGKPSGPLSFMRVFDQIAAVVKSGGKTRRAAKMQSIKVWHPDVVEFIECKAKEEKKARILIENGYESNFNGEAYSSILFQNANLSVRVTDEFMQAVVNDKPWTTHWVTEPNREGPSWPAREVMAKMAEGAWYCGDPGVQYDTTINRWHTCPNSGRINASNPCSEYMFLDDTACNLASINLMKFRLPDGTFDVERFQAACRIFFIAQEILVDHASYPTADIARNSHMFRPLGLGYSNLGSLIMASGQAYDSAGALGLCGAMTALLHGAANLTSVELAAAVGPFEGYPENREPMLGVMQMHRDAVEEIDDACPAYLKDAARTLWDDVLASGRTHGFRNAQATVLAPTGTISFLMDCDTTGIEPDIALVKYKQLAGGGMLKIVNQTVPLALATLGYDQPRIESIVAYIDREDTIEGAADLADEHLPIFDCAFQPRNGTRSISWRAHVRMMAAAQPFLSGAISKTVNMPRDTTPADIADAYLEGWRMGLKALAVYRDGSKESQPLSTSTEGDRAAEKQKAAPRRERLPDTRRSVTHKFSIAGHEGYITVGLYDDGRPGEMFITMAKEGSTVGGLMDCFGTAVSMSLQYGVPLEVYVNKFSHTRFEPMGHTKNPDIRIAKSIVDYIFRWLGITFLPGYREANSGNLGHGEVASPAAEDVPGETRPVARTSGGPNAGAGSPKPAEAVKPLEAKGAAAKTNGHGTVPKPHFNGNGNGHANGNGHGTSNGHGLEAKTLLLERTELDVTSRVRVRSEQFASFQADAPSCDNCGAITVRNGNCYLCHNCGNSMGCS